One Novosphingobium sp. G106 DNA segment encodes these proteins:
- a CDS encoding TauD/TfdA family dioxygenase, translated as MAIEIRNLGDQYSWGSRVSGVTWDNIHDEALRADLQQLFRDRGLIVFEGMEPSSTMQVELSKVFGPLKDHPTKSTPRADPDLAEGVIDMHRPPRGDIGHDHGLIEVNGKRVESFIPWHFDHTYNDELNYAGVLRSIIAAPVDGRTGFTCGIELYKAMNPALLAKIEQLKAIYTLDVRLTQIKYGRYFETFGDTEGMAGNVAESAIFPRAIHPMIWQRPSGEKVVHFCGFSAVGIEGHENAEGDALFDEVMHDLVRNVNPYWHSWNPTDMLIWDNHRMLHSVEGCDPKYERRMHRTTIRGDYGLGRFEGGKKIGEVKRETTPLNLPTGLQPA; from the coding sequence ATGGCCATCGAAATCCGTAATCTGGGCGACCAGTACAGCTGGGGTTCGCGCGTAAGCGGCGTCACCTGGGACAACATCCACGACGAAGCGCTGCGTGCCGACCTGCAGCAGCTGTTCCGCGACCGCGGCCTGATCGTGTTCGAGGGCATGGAGCCCAGTTCGACGATGCAGGTCGAGCTCAGCAAGGTCTTCGGCCCGCTCAAGGACCATCCGACCAAGAGCACCCCGCGCGCCGACCCCGATCTCGCCGAGGGCGTGATCGACATGCACCGCCCGCCGCGCGGCGATATCGGGCACGACCACGGCCTGATCGAAGTGAACGGCAAGCGGGTCGAGAGCTTCATCCCCTGGCACTTCGACCACACCTACAACGACGAGCTCAACTATGCGGGCGTGCTGCGTTCGATCATCGCGGCGCCGGTCGACGGGCGCACGGGCTTCACTTGCGGGATCGAGCTCTACAAGGCGATGAACCCGGCGCTGCTCGCCAAGATCGAGCAGTTGAAGGCAATCTACACGCTCGACGTGCGGCTGACGCAGATCAAGTATGGCCGCTACTTCGAGACCTTCGGCGACACGGAGGGAATGGCCGGCAACGTCGCCGAAAGCGCGATCTTCCCGCGCGCGATCCATCCGATGATCTGGCAGCGGCCGAGCGGCGAGAAGGTCGTCCACTTCTGCGGCTTCTCGGCCGTGGGCATCGAGGGACACGAGAATGCCGAGGGCGATGCCCTGTTCGACGAAGTGATGCACGACCTCGTGCGCAATGTGAATCCCTACTGGCATTCGTGGAACCCCACCGACATGCTGATCTGGGACAACCACCGCATGCTGCATTCGGTCGAAGGCTGCGATCCGAAGTACGAGCGCCGCATGCACCGCACGACGATCCGGGGCGATTACGGCCTCGGCCGCTTCGAAGGCGGAAAGAAGATCGGCGAAGTGAAGCGCGAGACCACGCCGTTGAACCTGCCTACCGGCCTGCAGCCGGCCTGA
- the plsY gene encoding glycerol-3-phosphate 1-O-acyltransferase PlsY: MEWIYALVAGYALGSIPFGLILTRLTGAGDLRAIGSGNIGATNVLRTGRKGLAAATLLLDLGKGAAAVLLAWRFWPEAAAFAALGAVVGHCFPVWLKFKGGKGVATLMGVSLGLAWPIGLAYAVTWLGMLALTRTSSLGGMSAAVVAPIAALATGHVDFVPVLVALAVLVIWLHRANIARLRAGTEPKIGGGKKP; this comes from the coding sequence GTGGAGTGGATTTACGCCCTTGTCGCCGGCTATGCCCTTGGTTCGATCCCCTTCGGGCTGATCCTGACACGCCTGACCGGCGCGGGCGATCTGCGCGCGATCGGTTCGGGCAACATCGGCGCGACCAACGTGCTGCGCACCGGCCGCAAGGGCCTCGCTGCGGCGACGCTGCTGCTCGACCTGGGCAAGGGTGCGGCGGCGGTGCTGCTGGCCTGGCGCTTCTGGCCCGAGGCGGCGGCTTTCGCCGCGCTTGGCGCGGTGGTTGGCCATTGTTTCCCTGTGTGGCTCAAGTTCAAGGGCGGCAAAGGCGTGGCGACGTTGATGGGCGTTTCGCTGGGTCTCGCCTGGCCGATCGGGCTGGCCTATGCGGTGACCTGGCTTGGCATGCTGGCTCTGACCCGCACCTCGTCGCTCGGCGGGATGAGCGCGGCCGTCGTCGCGCCGATCGCTGCCCTGGCGACCGGCCATGTCGATTTCGTGCCCGTGCTGGTGGCGCTCGCAGTCCTGGTGATCTGGCTCCACCGTGCGAACATCGCCCGGCTTCGCGCCGGTACCGAGCCCAAGATAGGCGGCGGCAAGAAGCCGTGA
- a CDS encoding glutathione binding-like protein produces MKLYYSPGACSLSVRISLHEARIAAEFERVDLKAKITERGTDYLAINPKGYVPMLVLDDGAVVTENVAVLDLIADRVPVLRPAGPLGRTRLIEMLSYLSCELHIAFKPFFHGADEAGKAAATEAVMTRLGFLENQMPGAYLLASNFTVADAYLFAMLRWAKGFELPLSTGLLDFFDRILARDAVRQALTEEGLA; encoded by the coding sequence ATGAAACTCTACTACTCACCGGGCGCCTGTAGCCTTTCGGTCCGTATCTCGCTCCACGAAGCCCGCATCGCCGCCGAATTCGAGCGGGTCGACCTCAAGGCCAAGATCACCGAGCGCGGCACCGACTACCTGGCGATCAATCCCAAGGGCTACGTGCCCATGCTCGTGCTCGATGACGGCGCCGTGGTGACCGAGAACGTCGCGGTGCTCGATCTCATCGCCGACCGCGTGCCCGTACTCCGCCCCGCCGGGCCGCTCGGACGCACGCGGCTGATCGAGATGCTGTCCTACCTCTCGTGCGAGCTCCATATCGCCTTCAAGCCGTTCTTCCACGGCGCGGACGAAGCGGGCAAGGCCGCTGCCACCGAAGCGGTGATGACGCGGCTGGGTTTCCTCGAGAACCAGATGCCCGGTGCCTATCTGCTGGCCTCCAACTTCACCGTGGCCGACGCCTATCTGTTCGCCATGCTGCGTTGGGCCAAGGGGTTCGAGCTGCCGCTCTCGACGGGCCTGCTCGACTTCTTCGACCGGATTCTGGCGCGCGACGCCGTTCGCCAGGCGCTGACCGAGGAAGGGCTGGCCTAG
- the murI gene encoding glutamate racemase: MTEPSAPILLFDSGVGGLSVLAELRKVLPQAPVIYAADNAGLPYGSKTEAQIAARVAGLLGRMTERYRPRLACIACNTASTIALGMVREVLELPIVGTVPAIKPAAALTRSGTIGLLGTEATIRQGYVDRLEAEFAVGKRLLRYGAPELVAAAEARLRGEPVDPAVFSRAAAGLRDQPDGQAIDTIVLACTHFPLVEAELGEAFGPEVRFIHGAEGIARRIVHLTEGQPFARTEPDFALFTRDGADVAALAPTLARFGLERIEIL; this comes from the coding sequence ATGACGGAACCATCGGCGCCCATCCTGCTGTTTGACTCCGGCGTCGGCGGCCTGTCGGTGCTCGCCGAGCTGCGCAAGGTCCTTCCCCAGGCGCCGGTGATCTACGCCGCCGACAACGCCGGCCTGCCCTATGGCAGCAAGACCGAGGCGCAGATCGCCGCGCGGGTCGCCGGGCTGCTCGGGCGGATGACCGAGCGTTATCGCCCTCGCCTCGCCTGCATCGCCTGCAACACCGCCTCGACCATCGCGCTCGGCATGGTCCGCGAAGTGCTGGAGCTGCCGATCGTCGGCACGGTCCCGGCGATCAAACCCGCTGCCGCACTCACCCGCAGCGGCACGATCGGCCTGCTCGGCACCGAGGCGACGATCCGCCAGGGCTATGTCGACCGGCTCGAGGCCGAATTTGCGGTCGGCAAGCGGCTGCTGCGCTACGGGGCGCCCGAACTGGTAGCGGCGGCCGAGGCGCGGCTGCGCGGCGAGCCGGTCGATCCCGCTGTTTTTTCGCGCGCCGCTGCCGGACTGCGCGACCAGCCGGACGGTCAAGCGATCGATACGATCGTGCTTGCCTGCACCCATTTCCCTCTGGTCGAGGCCGAACTCGGCGAGGCCTTCGGACCCGAGGTGCGCTTCATCCACGGCGCCGAAGGCATCGCGCGACGCATCGTCCATCTGACCGAGGGCCAGCCCTTCGCGCGAACCGAGCCCGACTTCGCACTGTTCACCCGCGATGGCGCGGATGTCGCCGCCCTCGCGCCGACACTCGCGCGTTTCGGATTGGAACGCATAGAAATTCTGTGA
- a CDS encoding homocysteine S-methyltransferase family protein, with protein MAQIEQLQAADRPFLTDGGLETWLFFQQGFEAPLFAAIMLMDKDPARQALRTYFDGFLAMAESAGTGFVLDTVTWRGCTEWAPKLDVTADELLRLSAEAVRFAVDIRDAWQARVPAILINGVVGPAGDGYAPEEVPDADSAFAMHIPQIRALAEAGADMISAITMTNVGEAIGVVRGAREVGLPVVISFTVETDGRLPSGDLLGDAIHAVDAATNGAPAYYMVNCAHPDHFRDTLAEGGDWTARIGGLRANASRLSHAELDEAEVLDDGDPEEFGRQHAELAELLPGLRVLGGCCGTDHRHVGSVSQHLHHA; from the coding sequence ATGGCACAGATTGAGCAGTTGCAGGCGGCCGATCGGCCGTTCCTGACCGACGGCGGCCTGGAGACCTGGCTGTTCTTCCAGCAAGGCTTCGAGGCGCCGCTGTTCGCCGCGATCATGCTGATGGACAAAGATCCGGCGCGGCAGGCCCTGCGCACCTACTTCGACGGTTTCCTGGCTATGGCCGAAAGCGCAGGGACCGGCTTCGTGCTCGATACGGTCACATGGCGCGGCTGCACCGAATGGGCGCCGAAGCTGGACGTGACGGCGGATGAGCTGCTGCGCCTCAGCGCCGAGGCCGTGCGCTTCGCCGTAGATATTCGCGACGCCTGGCAGGCGCGGGTGCCGGCGATCCTGATCAACGGCGTGGTCGGTCCTGCGGGCGATGGCTATGCTCCCGAGGAAGTGCCTGATGCCGACAGTGCTTTCGCCATGCACATCCCACAGATTCGCGCGCTTGCCGAAGCCGGTGCGGACATGATCTCTGCGATAACGATGACCAACGTCGGCGAAGCGATCGGCGTGGTCCGCGGTGCCCGGGAGGTCGGCTTGCCCGTAGTCATTTCGTTCACCGTCGAGACCGACGGCAGGCTGCCGAGCGGCGATCTGTTGGGCGACGCGATCCATGCCGTCGATGCGGCGACGAACGGCGCGCCGGCCTACTACATGGTGAACTGCGCTCACCCGGATCACTTCCGTGACACGCTGGCAGAAGGCGGGGACTGGACGGCGCGGATCGGCGGGCTGAGAGCCAATGCCTCGCGTCTGAGCCACGCGGAACTGGACGAAGCGGAAGTGCTCGACGACGGCGATCCGGAGGAATTCGGCAGGCAGCACGCCGAACTGGCCGAGCTGTTACCGGGCTTGCGTGTTCTCGGGGGCTGCTGCGGGACCGATCATCGCCATGTCGGAAGCGTGTCGCAGCACTTGCATCACGCCTGA
- a CDS encoding TIR domain-containing protein codes for MDKPRIFLGSSTKQAALLDALTEGLADIARVEPWMTSFNPGTSTLERLLELTREVDFAAFVFAQDDWTSATAPATPDPNAGLASPRDNVVFEAGLFGGALGMRRTFILHARGSKLPTDLLGLTSIRYDEESAADEISAITQKLRQAIESESHLARIEGAWWQFSLTERSEREPSALGMIKIARCRDGSLEMTGRSWREDGRLLARYHSEAARAKRDPSGIFYYWQGERPLDPDAPQLHGTGEVTLESADRASGYFTTLWDSKPELNARTSGVYLRADPGDMEVLDGNDDRQRAKLIAQRLKHWKGIRAG; via the coding sequence ATGGACAAGCCGCGCATCTTTCTCGGTTCCTCGACCAAGCAGGCGGCGCTGCTCGATGCCCTGACCGAGGGTCTGGCCGACATCGCGCGGGTCGAACCGTGGATGACCTCGTTCAATCCCGGCACCAGCACGCTGGAGCGCCTGCTGGAACTCACCCGCGAGGTCGATTTCGCCGCCTTCGTCTTCGCACAGGACGACTGGACCAGCGCGACTGCTCCCGCGACACCCGACCCGAATGCGGGCCTGGCCTCGCCGCGCGACAACGTCGTCTTCGAAGCGGGCCTGTTCGGCGGCGCGCTCGGCATGCGGCGGACTTTCATCCTGCACGCCCGCGGTTCGAAGCTGCCGACCGACCTGCTCGGCCTGACCTCGATCCGCTATGACGAAGAGAGCGCCGCTGACGAGATCTCCGCCATCACCCAGAAGCTGCGGCAGGCGATCGAGAGCGAGAGCCATCTCGCGCGGATCGAAGGCGCGTGGTGGCAGTTCTCGCTGACCGAGCGCAGCGAACGGGAACCGTCGGCGCTGGGCATGATCAAGATCGCGCGCTGCCGCGATGGTTCGCTCGAGATGACCGGCCGTTCCTGGCGTGAGGACGGCAGGCTACTGGCGCGCTACCACAGCGAAGCGGCGCGTGCGAAGCGCGACCCGTCAGGCATCTTCTACTACTGGCAGGGTGAACGCCCGCTCGATCCCGATGCGCCGCAGCTCCACGGCACGGGCGAGGTCACTCTCGAGTCCGCCGATCGCGCGTCAGGCTACTTCACCACGCTGTGGGACTCGAAGCCCGAACTCAACGCCCGCACCTCGGGCGTCTATCTGCGCGCCGATCCGGGGGACATGGAGGTGCTCGACGGCAACGACGACCGCCAGCGCGCCAAGCTGATCGCACAGCGACTCAAGCACTGGAAGGGGATCAGGGCCGGCTAG
- a CDS encoding alpha/beta fold hydrolase, whose translation MSFITTKDGTEIFYKDWGPKSAQPIVFHHGWPLSADDWDNQMLFFLAQGFRVIAHDRRGHGRSSQTSEGNEMDTYAADVAEMVEALDLLGAIHIGHSTGGGEVAHYVARAEPERVAKAVLLEAVPPVMVKKESNPGGTPIEAFDGYRAALAANRAQLYIDIPAGPFYGFNRPGAKVSEGLIRNWWRQGMMGSTKAHYECIKAFSETDFTEDLKKIEVPVLVIHSEDDQIVPYADAGPLSAKLLRNGTLRTYKNLPHGVAQTHPDIVNADLLAFIRDEELPANPEAASAMPAMG comes from the coding sequence ATGAGCTTCATCACCACCAAGGACGGCACCGAGATATTCTACAAGGACTGGGGTCCGAAATCCGCGCAGCCGATCGTGTTCCACCACGGCTGGCCGCTCAGCGCGGACGACTGGGACAACCAGATGCTGTTCTTCCTCGCCCAGGGCTTCCGCGTGATCGCGCATGACCGACGCGGCCACGGCCGGTCGAGCCAGACCAGCGAAGGCAACGAGATGGACACCTATGCTGCCGATGTCGCCGAGATGGTCGAGGCGCTCGACCTGCTCGGCGCGATCCATATCGGCCATTCGACCGGGGGCGGCGAAGTCGCGCACTATGTCGCCCGTGCCGAGCCTGAGCGGGTCGCCAAGGCTGTCCTGCTCGAGGCCGTACCACCGGTCATGGTCAAGAAGGAGTCGAACCCGGGCGGAACGCCGATCGAAGCGTTCGACGGCTACCGCGCCGCGCTGGCCGCCAACCGCGCCCAGCTCTACATCGATATCCCGGCCGGACCGTTCTACGGCTTCAATCGTCCCGGCGCAAAAGTGTCCGAAGGGCTGATCCGTAACTGGTGGCGGCAGGGCATGATGGGCAGCACCAAGGCCCACTACGAATGCATCAAGGCCTTCTCAGAGACCGACTTCACCGAGGATCTGAAGAAGATCGAAGTGCCGGTGCTGGTGATCCATAGCGAGGACGATCAGATCGTGCCCTATGCGGATGCGGGACCGCTATCGGCCAAGCTGCTGCGGAACGGTACGCTCAGGACCTACAAGAACCTGCCGCACGGCGTGGCTCAGACTCATCCCGACATCGTGAACGCCGATCTGCTCGCCTTTATCCGCGACGAGGAACTGCCGGCAAACCCGGAAGCGGCCTCGGCCATGCCCGCGATGGGGTAG
- the dprA gene encoding DNA-processing protein DprA: protein MSLEQAEAFARIRLLRSPNIGPISYRQLLRRFGNARTALEALPDLAARGGAPYRAAPESRIADEIAAIKRAGGRYLFHDFPDYPPLLAQIDSAPPILTVRGDAALAARPCVAVVGARNASAGAVKLSRDFAAALADAGFIVASGLARGIDGAAHRGALNGGTIGVIASGIDIAYPPEHADLQEQIAEQGLLIAEQPPGTEPLARHFPSRNRIIAGLAAGTLVVEAAPKSGSLITARLAAEFGREVMAIPGSPLDSRSHGCNQLIRDGGVLVQSPEDVIELLSGFDGIPRSTFREAPPAYTANDDLGDEPADIASLLTTAPVAVDELIRQSGTSAASVQLALLELEIAGRLMRHAGGRVSVNG from the coding sequence GTGAGCCTTGAGCAGGCCGAAGCCTTCGCGCGCATCCGCCTGCTGCGCTCTCCCAATATCGGCCCCATTTCCTACCGCCAGCTGCTGCGCCGCTTCGGCAATGCCCGGACGGCGCTGGAGGCCTTGCCGGACCTCGCTGCGCGTGGCGGAGCACCCTATCGCGCCGCGCCCGAGAGCCGCATCGCCGACGAGATTGCCGCGATAAAGCGGGCGGGCGGGCGCTACCTGTTCCACGATTTCCCCGACTATCCGCCGCTGCTGGCGCAGATCGACAGCGCCCCGCCGATCCTGACCGTTCGCGGCGATGCGGCGCTGGCGGCGCGGCCCTGCGTCGCGGTCGTCGGTGCGCGCAATGCCTCTGCGGGGGCGGTCAAGCTGTCGCGCGATTTCGCCGCAGCGCTGGCCGATGCGGGCTTCATCGTCGCCTCCGGCCTTGCCCGCGGGATCGACGGCGCCGCGCATCGGGGCGCTCTGAACGGAGGCACGATCGGCGTCATCGCTAGCGGTATCGACATTGCCTATCCGCCCGAGCACGCCGACCTGCAGGAACAGATCGCCGAGCAGGGTCTGCTGATCGCCGAGCAGCCACCCGGCACCGAGCCGCTGGCGCGGCATTTCCCCTCGCGCAACCGCATCATAGCCGGACTTGCTGCCGGCACGCTGGTGGTCGAGGCGGCGCCCAAGTCGGGCTCGCTGATCACCGCGCGTCTCGCCGCCGAGTTCGGCCGAGAGGTCATGGCCATCCCCGGCTCGCCGCTCGACAGTCGCTCGCACGGCTGCAACCAGCTGATCCGCGACGGCGGCGTGCTGGTGCAGAGCCCGGAGGACGTGATCGAGCTCCTGTCCGGCTTCGACGGCATACCGCGCTCGACTTTTCGCGAAGCGCCCCCGGCCTATACGGCGAACGACGATCTGGGCGATGAGCCCGCAGACATCGCCAGCCTGCTCACCACCGCGCCTGTCGCAGTCGACGAGTTGATCCGCCAGAGCGGGACAAGCGCGGCCTCCGTGCAACTCGCGTTGCTCGAGCTGGAAATCGCAGGCAGGCTGATGCGGCATGCCGGTGGGCGGGTAAGCGTGAATGGCTGA
- the hemA gene encoding 5-aminolevulinate synthase — MNYDKIFDEAIDRLHAEGRYRVFIDILRNKGAFPNARCFAGHNGPKPITVWCSNDYLAMGQHPKVIAAMEEALHNVGAGSGGTRNIGGNTHYHVELEHELADLHGKDGALLFTSGYVSNDATLSTLAKILPGCVIFSDELNHASMIAGIRNSGCEKQVWRHNDLAHLEELLEAADPEVPKLIAFESVYSMDGDVAPIHAICDLADKYNALTYIDEVHAVGMYGPRGGGITDRDEAAHRITIIEGTLGKAFGVMGGYIAADSRIIDVIRSYAPGFIFTTSLSPVLVAGVLASVKHLKASSAEREGQQAAAAMLKHLFAEAGLPVMPSTTHIVPLMVGDPVKAKKISDILLAEYGVYVQPINFPTVPRGTERLRFTPGPSHSEEMMRELTSALVEIWERLEMKQAEAA, encoded by the coding sequence GTGAATTACGACAAGATTTTCGACGAAGCGATCGATCGGCTGCATGCCGAGGGGCGTTACCGGGTATTCATCGACATCCTGCGCAACAAGGGCGCGTTTCCGAACGCGCGCTGCTTCGCCGGTCATAACGGCCCGAAGCCGATCACGGTCTGGTGTTCGAACGACTATCTCGCCATGGGCCAGCACCCCAAGGTCATCGCAGCGATGGAAGAGGCGCTGCACAACGTCGGCGCCGGCTCGGGCGGCACGCGCAACATCGGCGGCAACACGCATTACCACGTCGAGCTGGAGCACGAGCTTGCCGACCTCCACGGCAAGGACGGCGCGCTGCTGTTCACCTCGGGCTATGTCTCGAACGACGCGACGCTCTCGACGCTTGCCAAGATCCTGCCCGGCTGCGTGATCTTCTCGGACGAGCTCAACCACGCCAGCATGATCGCCGGCATCCGCAATTCGGGCTGCGAGAAGCAGGTCTGGCGGCACAACGATCTCGCGCACCTCGAGGAACTGCTCGAAGCCGCAGACCCCGAAGTGCCCAAGCTGATCGCCTTCGAAAGCGTTTATTCGATGGACGGCGACGTCGCCCCCATCCACGCGATCTGCGACCTGGCCGACAAGTACAACGCGCTGACCTACATCGACGAAGTCCACGCCGTGGGCATGTACGGCCCGCGCGGCGGCGGCATCACCGACCGTGACGAGGCCGCACACCGCATCACCATCATCGAGGGCACGCTGGGCAAGGCCTTCGGCGTGATGGGCGGCTACATCGCGGCCGACAGCCGGATCATCGACGTGATCCGTTCCTACGCGCCGGGCTTCATCTTCACCACCAGCCTGTCGCCGGTGCTGGTCGCGGGCGTGCTCGCCTCGGTCAAGCACCTCAAGGCCTCGAGCGCCGAGCGCGAGGGCCAGCAGGCCGCCGCCGCCATGCTCAAGCACCTGTTCGCCGAGGCCGGGCTGCCGGTCATGCCCTCGACCACGCATATCGTGCCGCTGATGGTCGGCGATCCGGTCAAGGCCAAGAAGATCAGCGACATCCTGCTCGCCGAATACGGCGTTTACGTCCAGCCGATCAACTTCCCAACCGTGCCGCGCGGTACCGAGCGCCTGCGCTTCACCCCCGGTCCCTCGCACAGCGAGGAGATGATGCGCGAACTCACGTCTGCGCTCGTCGAGATCTGGGAACGGCTCGAGATGAAGCAGGCCGAGGCGGCCTGA
- a CDS encoding NADPH:quinone oxidoreductase family protein, with translation MQALLCESFGPPEGLVLRELAVPQPGEGEVLIRVHSAGLNFPDTLIIEDKYQIKAPLPFAPGGELAGVVEKVGPGVTRLKVGDRVAALTHWGGFADYAIAQEARTTLVPQTMDLDVASAFTLVYGTSHYALKQRGALKAGETVLVLGASGGTGLSAIEIAKAMGARVIAGASTAEKLAIAKAHGADELVNYAEEDLKARVKALTGGKGVDVIYDPVGDKLADPAFRTIGWEGRYLVIGFAGGQIPAVPFNLALVKGASIVGVFWGDFVARDPAGHHANMAELYAMHAEGKLKPLISERFPMAEGGKAIRHMMDRKATGKVIVMAG, from the coding sequence ATGCAGGCGCTGCTGTGCGAGAGCTTCGGCCCGCCCGAAGGCCTGGTGCTGCGCGAGCTCGCGGTGCCGCAGCCGGGCGAGGGCGAAGTGCTGATCCGCGTCCACTCCGCCGGACTGAACTTCCCTGATACGCTGATCATCGAGGACAAGTACCAGATCAAGGCGCCGCTGCCTTTCGCCCCGGGCGGAGAACTGGCGGGTGTGGTCGAGAAGGTGGGACCCGGCGTCACCCGCCTCAAGGTCGGAGACCGTGTCGCGGCGCTGACTCATTGGGGCGGTTTCGCCGACTATGCCATTGCCCAGGAAGCGCGAACCACGCTGGTGCCCCAGACGATGGACCTCGACGTCGCCAGCGCCTTCACCCTGGTCTACGGCACTTCGCACTATGCACTCAAACAGCGTGGCGCGCTCAAAGCCGGCGAGACCGTGCTGGTGCTCGGCGCCAGCGGCGGCACGGGGCTTTCCGCCATAGAGATCGCCAAGGCCATGGGCGCGCGCGTCATCGCCGGCGCCTCGACCGCCGAGAAGCTGGCGATCGCCAAGGCGCACGGCGCCGACGAACTGGTCAACTACGCCGAGGAAGACCTCAAGGCGCGGGTCAAGGCGCTGACCGGCGGCAAGGGTGTCGACGTGATCTACGATCCGGTGGGCGACAAGCTTGCCGATCCGGCTTTCCGCACGATCGGCTGGGAAGGACGCTATCTCGTCATCGGCTTTGCCGGCGGGCAGATCCCGGCGGTCCCGTTCAACCTGGCGCTGGTCAAGGGCGCGTCGATCGTCGGCGTGTTCTGGGGCGATTTCGTCGCGCGCGATCCCGCCGGGCACCATGCCAACATGGCCGAACTCTATGCCATGCATGCCGAGGGCAAGCTCAAGCCGCTGATCAGCGAACGCTTCCCGATGGCCGAGGGCGGCAAGGCGATCCGCCACATGATGGACCGCAAGGCCACCGGCAAGGTTATCGTCATGGCGGGGTGA